AGGTAGACGAAAATTCCCGCAACCATAACCCCGAGGTTGAGAATAACATCTGTAGAGGTGAAAATTACGCTTGCCTGCATATGGGCGCCCCTGCTCTTGGATTTCTGCAGCAGGGTAAGACATAGCCCGTTTCCCGCAAGGGCAAGAAGAGAGATCACAATCATCAGGGAGAAGTCGGGCGTTGCTTCACGAACGACGAAGCGTCTCAAGACTTCGGCAAAACCGAAGATAGCAAGGGCTAGTTGAAAATAGCCGGCTATGCCTGCGATCCTCTTCTTTCGCGAGACGACGCCTCCGACCGCAAAGAGCGAAAGCCCGTAGACCAGGGAATCGGCGAGCATATCGAGACTGTCTGCAACGAGCCCCATGGAACCGGCGATAAAGCCTGTAAGGATCTCGAGAGCGAAAAAAAAAGAGATTGATGGCGAGAACCTGCCAGAGTGTACGACGCTCATCGCTATGCTCTTCGAGCACATGAATTGACTCTGCT
The nucleotide sequence above comes from Syntrophorhabdaceae bacterium. Encoded proteins:
- a CDS encoding cation transporter, which encodes MSVVHSGRFSPSISFFFALEILTGFIAGSMGLVADSLDMLADSLVYGLSLFAVGGVVSRKKRIAGIAGYFQLALAIFGFAEVLRRFVVREATPDFSLMIVISLLALAGNGLCLTLLQKSKSRGAHMQASVIFTSTDVILNLGVMVAGIFVYLTGSKIPDLIVGMIVFVLVARGAYRIMQLSR